The nucleotide window GCTCTCCGTCGCCGACACGTGCTTCTGGGACCTCTTCCGCACCGCACGCGGCTCGTCCCTCGCCGCGGTCCCCTACACCTTCGAACTGCTCGACCGCGTCGGCTTCGCGGACATGGATCTGCCGCATCTGCGGTACGTGACGCAGGCGGGCGGACGGCTGGCTCCCGAGAAGGTCCGGCGCTACGCGGAACTGGGCCGGCGAGGTGGCTGGGACCTGTTCGTGATGTACGGCCAGACAGAGGCCACCGCGCGGATGGCCTACCTCCCGCCGGACCTGGCCCTCACTCACCCGCAGACCATCGGTGTACCCGTCCCCGGCGGTTCCTTCCGGATAGACCCGGTCGAGGACGAGACCGCCGGGACGCTGCCTCCCGGCACCGGGGAGCTCGTCTATTGCGGTTCCAACGTCATGCTGGGCTACGCCGATTCGCCCGCGGACCTGAGCCTCGGCCGTACCGTGCAGGAGCTGCGCACGGGGGACCTCGCCCGGCGTACGCCCGAAGGACTGTACGAAGTCGTGGGCCGGCGCAGCCGGTTCGCCAAGATCCTCGGGGTGCGGATCGACCCGCAGCGGGTCGAGGAGCTCCTCGCGCGACAAGGGGTCGCGGCGTACTGCGTGGGGGGCGACGACGAACTGCTCGTCGGGACCGTCGCGGCGGCCGGGGAGGCAGCAGAGGACGGGGCGGCCGGGCAGGACGAGGACGTACGAGCCCGCCGGATACGCCGCCTGGTGGCCGAGGAGTGTGCGTTGCCGACGCGGTCGGTGCGGGTGCTGTTCCTGCCGGAGCTGCCGCGGCTGGCCACCGGGAAGCCGGACCACGAGGCGCTGCGGCGCGCCGCGGGCCGGGAGGGCCCGGTCACCGGCACCTCCACCACTCCGGCGCCTGCCGCCGTGGCGTCCGCAGGAGGGCGCAGCGAACCTGCGGACCTGCTCGCGCTGTACGCCGAGATCCTCGACATCCCCCGCGGCGACGTGACCGAGGACAGCAGTTTCGTCTCGCTGGGTGGGGACTCTCTGGGCTACGTGGAGATGTCGATCCGCCTGGAGGAAGCCCTCGGCCAACTGCCCCAGGGCTGGCACGTCCTGCCCGTCGGTGAGCTGACGCGTATGACGGCGGCGTCCAAGCCGCGGCGCGCCCGTGCCCTGCACGCCCTCGAGACCGGTGTGCTGCTGCGTGCGGTCTCGATCATCCTGATCGTGGCGGGGCACATACCGCTGTTCCTGGTGCAGGGCGGGGCGCACACGCTGCTGGGGGTGGCGGGCTTCAACTTCGCCCGCTTCCTGCTCACCGACGCCCCGCGGCGCGTACGCGTCAGGAACATCTGGCGCAGCACCCTGCGGGTCGTGGTCCCGAGCGTCGTGTGGATCACCGCGGCCCTGTTCGTCTTCGGTGAGTACCACGTCCCCCACGCGTTCCTCGTGAGTTCGGTGATGGGGCCGTTCGGGGACCGGACGACCTTCCACTTCTGGTTCCTCGAATCCCTGGTCTACTTCCTTCTGGTGGCGGCCGCGCTGCTGGCCGTCCCGGCGGTCCACCGGGCCGAGCGGCGTTTCCCGTTCGCCCTGCCCATGGCGCTGGCGGGCGTCGGACTGGTCACGCGGTACGAACTGTTCGGCCTGGACATCGCCGCCCATTTCCTCAAGCCGGTGGGAGTCTTCTGGCTCATCGCCCTGGGGTGGGCGGCGGCGAGGGCCACGGACATCCCACGGCGGCTGCTGGTCACGGCCGCCGTCGCGGCGACCGTCCACGACCTCTTCCCGGGCGCGCAGACCCAGCGGGAGATCCTGGTCATCATCGGGCTCGCGCTGCTCGTCTGGGTCCCCAGCATCCCGAGCCTTCCGCTGGTCAACCGGATCGCGGGCGTGCTGGCCGGAGCCTCCCTCTACATCTACCTGACGCACTTCATGATCTACCCGCACTTCGACTCACCGGTCGTGGGCCTGCTGGCCTCCCTGGCCGTCGGCATTGCCTATGGCGCGTCGGTGAACCGCACGGCACGCGCCTTCCGCCGGCGGAGCCGTGCCCGCCGGACGGCTCGCTGCGAGGGCCGGGTTGGTCCTTGAGTGCATGTCCGAACATTGAGGACTCACCACACGAACACGGCAGAGGGCCATGCCCTGCGGGCATGAACTCAGAGAGCCCCGCCCGCAGGGC belongs to Streptomyces finlayi and includes:
- a CDS encoding AMP-binding protein; the encoded protein is MPFVRNLTVHGDRPALITPDGELTYRELAAQVEDTARRLGSRPRLVLLAGANSPQALVHYLAALSAGHPLLLVPGSSEEAVRSLTAAYDPDVVVRPAADGRWTMDERRKVSNHTFHPDLALLLSTSGSTGSPKLVRLSRENLQSNAAAIASYLGIRETDRAATTLPMHYCYGLSVVNSHLMSGAGLILTGLSVADTCFWDLFRTARGSSLAAVPYTFELLDRVGFADMDLPHLRYVTQAGGRLAPEKVRRYAELGRRGGWDLFVMYGQTEATARMAYLPPDLALTHPQTIGVPVPGGSFRIDPVEDETAGTLPPGTGELVYCGSNVMLGYADSPADLSLGRTVQELRTGDLARRTPEGLYEVVGRRSRFAKILGVRIDPQRVEELLARQGVAAYCVGGDDELLVGTVAAAGEAAEDGAAGQDEDVRARRIRRLVAEECALPTRSVRVLFLPELPRLATGKPDHEALRRAAGREGPVTGTSTTPAPAAVASAGGRSEPADLLALYAEILDIPRGDVTEDSSFVSLGGDSLGYVEMSIRLEEALGQLPQGWHVLPVGELTRMTAASKPRRARALHALETGVLLRAVSIILIVAGHIPLFLVQGGAHTLLGVAGFNFARFLLTDAPRRVRVRNIWRSTLRVVVPSVVWITAALFVFGEYHVPHAFLVSSVMGPFGDRTTFHFWFLESLVYFLLVAAALLAVPAVHRAERRFPFALPMALAGVGLVTRYELFGLDIAAHFLKPVGVFWLIALGWAAARATDIPRRLLVTAAVAATVHDLFPGAQTQREILVIIGLALLVWVPSIPSLPLVNRIAGVLAGASLYIYLTHFMIYPHFDSPVVGLLASLAVGIAYGASVNRTARAFRRRSRARRTARCEGRVGP